From the Theobroma cacao cultivar B97-61/B2 chromosome 2, Criollo_cocoa_genome_V2, whole genome shotgun sequence genome, one window contains:
- the LOC18607966 gene encoding polyadenylate-binding protein 2, with the protein MAQVQVQGQNGSVNNGAGGGNNQFVTTSLYVGDLDLSVTETQLYEYFTQMGQVVTVRVCKDLSTRRSLGYGYVNYSNPQDAARALDLLNFTLLNGKPIRIMYSNRDPSLRKSGAGNIFIKNLDKGIDHKALHDTFSAFGNILSCKVATDSSGQSKGYGFVQFDNEESAQKAIEKLNGMLLNDKQVYVGHFVRKQERDTAISKTKFNNVYVKNLSESTSDEDLKNIFGEFGTITSAVVMREPDGKSKCFGFINFENADDAARAVESLNGKKFDDKEWFVGKAQKKSEREVELKLRFEQTMKEAADKFQGANLYVKNLDDSISDENLKELFSQYGTITSCKVMRDPNGISKGSGFVAFSTPEEASRALVEMNGKMIVSKPLYVALAQRKEDRRARLQAQFSQMRPVAMPPSVAPRMPMYPPGGPGLGQQIFYGQAPPAIFPPQPGFGYQQQLVPGMRPGGAPMPNFFVPMVQQGQQGQRPGGRRAGAVQQSQQPVPLMQQQMLPRGRVYRYPPGRGLPDVSMPNVAGGMLSVPYDMGGMPMRDVPLSQPIPIGALASALANASPDQQRTMLGENLYPLVEQLEPDAAAKVTGMLLEMDQTEVLHLLESPEALKAKVAEAMEVLRSVAQQQQTGEQLASLSLNDNLVS; encoded by the exons ATGGCACAGGTTCAggttcaggggcaaaatggaaGTGTTAACAATGGAGCAGGAGGAGGGAATAACCAGTTTGTAACGACGTCGCTCTATGTTGGGGATTTGGATTTGAGTGTGACGGAAACGCAGCTTTATGAGTACTTTACCCAGATGGGTCAAGTGGTCACGGTTCGGGTTTGCAAGGATTTGTCAACCCGCAGGTCTCTTGGTTATGGCTATGTCAACTATAGCAACCCTCAAGATG CTGCAAGGGCATTGGATCTTCTGAATTTCACTCTTCTAAATGGAAAGCCAATCCGGATTATGTATTCCAACCGTGACCCTAGTCTCCGTAAGAGTGGCGCTGGGAATATATTTATCAAg AATTTAGATAAGGGAATTGACCACAAAGCTTTGCATGATACATTTTCTGCATTCGGAAACATTCTCTCTTGCAAGGTAGCCACAGACTCCTCTGGCCAGTCAAAAGGTTATGGCTTTGTCCAATTTGACAATGAGGAATCTGCCCAAAAAGCAATAGAGAAGTTGAATGGTATGCTATTGAATGATAAGCAAGTCTATGTGGGCCACTTTGTTCGCAAGCAGGAAAGAGACACTGCTATTAGCAAGACAAAATTTAACAATGTCTATGTAAAGAATCTCTCAGAATCAACAAGTgatgaagatttgaagaacATTTTTGGCGAATTTGGTACAATCACTAGTGCTGTAGTGATGAGGGAACCGGATGGGAAATCCAAGTGCTTTGGGTTTATTAACTTTGAGAATGCAGATGACGCTGCTAGAGCTGTTGAATCCCtcaatggaaagaaatttgatgatAAGGAGTGGTTTGTTGGGAAAGCTCAAAAGAAATCTGAAAGGGAGGTTGAACTGAAACTTCGATTTGAGCAGACCATGAAAGAGGCAGCTGATAAATTTCAAGGAGCAAACTTGTATGTTAAGAATTTGGATGATAGCATAAGCGATGAAAATCTTAAAGAGCTATTCTCTCAATATGGAACCATAACATCATGCAAG GTTATGCGAGACCCTAATGGAATAAGTAAAGGATCAGGGTTTGTTGCATTTTCAACTCCAGAAGAAGCATCTAGAGCT CTTGTGGAGATGAATGGCAAAATGATTGTTAGCAAACCTCTGTATGTTGCTCTAGCACAAAGGAAGGAAGATAGGAGAGCCAGGTTGCAG GCTCAATTTTCTCAAATGCGACCGGTTGCAATGCCACCTTCAGTTGCACCTCGTATGCCAATGTACCCACCTGGTGGTCCAGGTCTTGGGCAGCAAATATTCTATGGCCAAGCACCTCCTGCTATTTTTCCACCTCAG CCTGGATTTGGATATCAACAGCAGCTTGTCCCTGGTATGAGGCCTGGTGGGGCTCCCATGCCAAATTTCTTTGTACCGATGGTTCAGCAAGGCCAGCAGGGTCAGCGTCCTGGTGGCAGAAGGGCTGGGGCTGTTCAGCAAAGTCAGCAACCGGTTCCATTAATGCAGCAGCAG ATGCTACCCCGAGGGCGGGTCTATCGTTATCCACCAGGGCGTGGTCTACCTGATGTTTCAATGCCTAATGTTGCTGGAGGCATGCTTTCTGTTCCATATGATATGGGTGGCATGCCAATGCGTGATGTCCCACTTTCTCAGCCAATTCCAATAGGAGCCTTGGCCTCAGCACTTGCAAATGCTAGTCCTGATCAGCAGAGAACA ATGCTGGGGGAGAATCTCTATCCGCTTGTTGAACAGCTTGAGCCTGATGCAGCTGCTAAAGTTACAGGGATGCTTCTGGAGATGGATCAGACTGAGGTTTTGCACTTGCTTGAGTCACCAGAAGCTCTAAAAGCCAAGGTTGCAGAGGCAATGGAGGTTCTGAGGAGTGTTGCTCAGCAGCAGCAGACTGGTGAACAACTGGCCTCATTGTCATTAAATGACAACCTTGTCTCCTGA
- the LOC18607967 gene encoding CBS domain-containing protein CBSX2, chloroplastic — protein MGSISFANYQTLKLFPSFNSFLHSKQPCIVSLYHHSHNVVPSLSLPNRRSFRRAAGLIANSVPSRNGNYTVGDFMSRKEDLHVVKTTTTVDEALEALVEKRVTGFPVIDDDWKLVGVVSDYDLLALDSISGCSQNDTTMFPNVDSTWKTFNEIQKLISKNNGRVVGDLMTPSPLVVRESTNLEDAARLLLETKYRRLPVVDGDGKLVGIITRGNVVRAALQIKRASERSS, from the exons ATGGGCTCCATTTCCTTTGCCAATTATCAAACCCTGAAGCTATTCCCTTCTTTCAACTCCTTTCTTCATTCTAAGCAACCCTGCATTGTCTCCTTGTACCATCATTCACATAACGTAGTACCCTCTTTGTCTCTCCCCAATAGACGCTCTTTTCGCCGTGCTGCTGGACTCATCGCCAACTCTGTTCCC TCAAGAAACGGAAATTATACAGTGGGTGATTTTATGTCCAGGAAAGAGGATTTACACGTTGTCAAAACTACAACAACTGTTGATGAAG CATTGGAGGCACTTGTGGAGAAAAGAGTTACTGGTTTCCCTGTGATTGATGATGACTGGAAATTG GTTGGCGTTGTTTCTGATTATGATTTGTTAGCCCTTGACTCTATATCAG GTTGCAGTCAAAATGACACAACTATGTTTCCTAATGTTGATAGTACTTGGAAA ACATTCAATGAAATACAGAAATTGATCAGTAAAAATAATGGAAGAGTTGTTGGGGACTTGATGACACCTTCACCGCTTGTTGTTCGTGAGTCAACAAACCTGGAAGATGCTGCTAG GCTGTTGCTTGAAACCAAGTATCGCCGACTACCAGTTGTAGATGGTGATGGCAAGCTG GTTGGAATCATTACAAGGGGCAATGTTGTTAGAGCTGCCCTGCAGATAAAACGAGCTAGTGAAAGGTCATCATGA